GCTGATCCGAATCCGACGGCAGCGACGCAAGTCAGTCCAAGTGAACTTGGCACACTGACGCTCACCCGTGGGGTCTACAAAACAGCAGCGAATGTGACCATCTCGACCGGGGCACTCGTGCTTGATGCACAAAATGATCCCGATTCCGTATGGGTATTTGCACTCGGAGGTACACTCACGGCGGGGGCACCAAGCGGCGCCGTCACCTTGATTAATGGTGCGCAAGCCAAAAACGTTTATTGGCAGGTTGCCGGAAAAACGGTTGTTGAGGCCAATACGATTTTCCAGGGAAATGTGTTTTCATGGCCAGAAGTAAATATCCTGACCAATGCAGCCATTACTGGCCGACTGTTTTCCGTAACCGAACAGGTAACACTCCAGTCGAATGCCGTAACCAAAGCTCCGTAAATTTAGATTATCTTTCCAGAAAAGAGGAGGGTCGGTCATCCGACCTGCCCTCCTCTATTTCTCAAGGCAATGTTCTCTTTTGCTTTCTCTGTGTGACCTCTACCGCAAAACTACTAACAACTTTAACCAAGAAAAGGGATACCTATGAACGCCATCAAATGTTCACGAGCTTTTATCGCATTGATTTTTGTAAGTGTCATGCTGCTTCTCAGCGGCTGCGCGACAACAGGGATGGATCGTTCCGTCAATACTTCCAACTCAATCCATGAGGTAGATTTGGAAATTAAAAAAATGACGACGCATATCGATAGCACGTCAGGATCGCTCGAGTCATTGTTTCATGCTGGCCAACCTGATTTGAAAAAGCATTTCGAAGCCTACACCGCTAACCTCAACGATTTGAATACTCAAGGAGAGCGAGTTATCAAACGTGTTGATGAGATGAAAGCCTCAAGTATGGCCTATTTTGCTGAATGGGAAAAACAGGGTGATGTGTATACGAACCCACAAATCCGTCAACTCAGCGCCGAGCGTCGGGCAAAGCTTGCCGCAATTTATGCTCGCGTACCTGAAGCCGGTGCTGGAATCAAGGGAGCATACCTTAATTCCAAGACAAACCTGAATGAGATCCAACTCTACCTTTCTACTGATCTGACCGTTGGTGGTGTACAGGCAATACGCCCCGTAGCACAACAAGCGATTCAGGATTTAGATGCGTTACGCAATTCGATTCAACCGATCGTAGTAGCGCTCGAAGAAATTAACCTTGAACTCTATGGTAGCGGCAAATAACGCTCCATCAACGTCCATGAAAACTAATAGATAGGTGCCATCATGAGAAAATTATCCCAGACTTTCCTCCTCGTAATCTTTGTTGTCTTTGCTATGACTTTTTCCGGCTGTGCTGCCACAAGCGAACGCGAAAGCACTGGTCAATATGTTGACGATACCGTGATAACCACCAAAGTTAAAACCGCAATATTCCAGGATGAAACATTAAAAATGCACCAGATTAACGTCGAAACATTCAAGGGTGTTGTGCAACTAAGTGGTTTTGTCGACTCGGCACTCAGTGTTACGAAAGCTGGCAGTGTCGCCAGAGCAATCCCAGGCGTAACCTCAGTTAAAAACGATTTGCTCGTCAAGTAACCTGGAGGAAATATGTTATGGACTGTTTGTATCATCATGGTCGTCTTATGGGTACTCGGCATTGTAACCTCTAATACGATGGGTGGTCTTATTCATGTTCTACTGATTGTTGCCATTGTTGTCGTACTGGTACGGATTATTCAAGGGCGTAGTGCTTTTTAATGTTGGTTTCTATTGATTCTATTCACCCAATAACAAGAGCTACAGGAGGTTACACTATGCAGACATCAACATTGGTCGGGTTCGCCCTGATTGCAATCGCCGTTATCACCTTTGCGTACGAAGGGATCAATTATACGAGTCGCGAGAAAGTCATTGACCTTGGGTCGATGCAAATGACGGCCGAGACGAAGAAAACCCTCCCCTTACCGCCCATTGTTGGGGTTGTGGCGTTAATCGGTGGGATTGGCATGCTTGTTTTAGGCCGGAAAAAGAGCTAAGCGAGCAGAAAATATCGAAAACGCAATATTATAGCAGGAGAACAGTATGATTATGAAAAGAATTTTGCCTTTGTGCGTGGCCGCGATTGGCACATTGAGTATGGTTTCCTTCGCAACCGCATCACAGCCGTTAGATTATGTTGTGTTAAAGGGTGGCATCTATTCGCCCAGCTCAAATCACCATCTGAGTAACTTTAACGCTGGTGTGAGTACACACCTTGATAGCAAGACCGGCTTTTCTGGTGAAATTGCTTTCGGACATTACTTTGCTCCAATATTTGCGGTGGAATTAGGCATCGGCTACTTCGAAAGTAAAGGGAATGCCGCAGCACAGCCAGGCGAGTTGAAGCTGCAAGTTGTACCCGTCAGCGCTACCGGAAAATTACTTTTCCCGCTTGGCCAGTTTGAACCATACGGATTGGCCGGAATAGCCGCGTACATCACCGATGCGGAAGTCAGCGGCAATTCGAGTGACTTCAATGGGTCAACCGAAATTACCTATGGGTTGCATCTCGGAGCAGGATTTAATTTTAATCTTCCTGAGAACATGTTCGTTGGACTTGAAGGAAAATACCTCTGGGCAGAACCAGAGTTTGGCGGACAACACATTGATCTCGACGGATTTATCACCACGGTTCACGTTGGATTCCGGTTCTAATACACATAAGGAGTAAATACCATGAAATCGAGCACCAAAGACAAAGCAGAAGGGACATTTCACGAAGCCAAGGGGAATGTGAAGGAGTTTATTGGCAAGCTGACCGACAATCCGAAGATTGAAGCGGAAGGTGTGACGGAGCAAAAAGCCGGCAAAATGCAAGTCAAGATTGGGCAAATTGGGTCTGTCAATAATTTTGTGTAAGTAGCGGAAGACATCAATTTTGCATTGGCACCCTCCCCTCAAAGAAAATACAGAACTGATTAAGTGCCGCTTTCCAGTCTCTGATCGGCATTGTCCACTTCTTTGAAATATTGCGTAACGCCATGTAAAAGAGCTTGAATATTGCTTCGTCGTCGGGAAATGCCCCACGGTTCTTGGTTACCTTGCGCAGCGAGTGGTTTAATGATTCAATGGCATTGGTGGTGTAGATTGCCTTTCTGATATCGGGAGGATAGTTGAAAAATGGGATTATTCGCTCCCAGTTGCGGCGCCATGATTGGCTGACCATTGGATGAGTGGCATCCCATTTTGTTTCAAATTGTTCAAGATTCCTCCGCGCCTGCTCTTCTGTTGG
This sequence is a window from Chrysiogenes arsenatis DSM 11915. Protein-coding genes within it:
- a CDS encoding DUF2959 family protein; this translates as MNAIKCSRAFIALIFVSVMLLLSGCATTGMDRSVNTSNSIHEVDLEIKKMTTHIDSTSGSLESLFHAGQPDLKKHFEAYTANLNDLNTQGERVIKRVDEMKASSMAYFAEWEKQGDVYTNPQIRQLSAERRAKLAAIYARVPEAGAGIKGAYLNSKTNLNEIQLYLSTDLTVGGVQAIRPVAQQAIQDLDALRNSIQPIVVALEEINLELYGSGK
- a CDS encoding BON domain-containing protein, giving the protein MRKLSQTFLLVIFVVFAMTFSGCAATSERESTGQYVDDTVITTKVKTAIFQDETLKMHQINVETFKGVVQLSGFVDSALSVTKAGSVARAIPGVTSVKNDLLVK
- a CDS encoding lmo0937 family membrane protein; amino-acid sequence: MLWTVCIIMVVLWVLGIVTSNTMGGLIHVLLIVAIVVVLVRIIQGRSAF
- a CDS encoding porin family protein, whose product is MIMKRILPLCVAAIGTLSMVSFATASQPLDYVVLKGGIYSPSSNHHLSNFNAGVSTHLDSKTGFSGEIAFGHYFAPIFAVELGIGYFESKGNAAAQPGELKLQVVPVSATGKLLFPLGQFEPYGLAGIAAYITDAEVSGNSSDFNGSTEITYGLHLGAGFNFNLPENMFVGLEGKYLWAEPEFGGQHIDLDGFITTVHVGFRF
- a CDS encoding CsbD family protein, with amino-acid sequence MKSSTKDKAEGTFHEAKGNVKEFIGKLTDNPKIEAEGVTEQKAGKMQVKIGQIGSVNNFV